From a region of the Zingiber officinale cultivar Zhangliang chromosome 4B, Zo_v1.1, whole genome shotgun sequence genome:
- the LOC121977627 gene encoding transcription repressor OFP8-like, whose amino-acid sequence MGAKAFGRRSSGFPLFSFGCGACSDSKSVSVSATKPASPRSGGAVESSADTPLSLAATLSSSYHDDEEGTPASVSELLRQLGELERSVVAWSRGGERRQSRGVEGSVVVVVRDTENPMEEFRRSMLHMIVEKEIVGGAELQELLRRFLALNSPRYHATILCAFAEIWEDVFAGYERTPDFLRRSYSDQLPLRRLH is encoded by the coding sequence ATGGGGGCGAAAGCGTTCGGGCGGCGGAGCAGCGGCTTCCCCTTGTTCAGCTTCGGCTGCGGCGCCTGCTCTGACTCTAAGTCCGTCTCTGTTTCCGCCACCAAGCCAGCCTCGCCCCGCAGCGGCGGCGCCGTGGAGTCCTCGGCTGACACTCCGCTCAGCCTCGCGGCGACCTTATCCTCCTCCTACCATGACGACGAAGAGGGGACGCCGGCGAGCGTCTCCGAGCTCCTCCGCCAGCTTGGGGAGCTAGAGCGGAGCGTCGTGGCCTGGAGCAGGGGCGGCGAGAGGAGGCAGAGCCGCGGAGTCGAGGGCAGCGTGGTGGTGGTGGTGAGGGACACGGAGAATCCGATGGAGGAGTTCCGGCGCTCGATGCTGCACATGATCGTGGAGAAGGAGATCGTGGGCGGCGCGGAGCTGCAGGAGCTGCTCCGCCGCTTCCTGGCGCTGAACTCGCCGCGATACCACGCCACCATCCTCTGCGCCTTCGCCGAGATATGGGAGGACGTGTTCGCAGGGTACGAGCGGACGCCGGATTTCCTGCGCCGAAGCTACTCCGATCAGCTTCCACTTCGCCGGCTCCATTAA